GGTGGAATCATCTTGTTACCTCCTTCTGTATTGTCCAGTTTTTACTAGACTTAGATTTAAATATCTCGGTAGTCATATCTTTGGTGAACCCAATGAAGTTGCAGGGATTGTTATTAACCATCGTCGATTGTAACAAAACGGCGATTATTTGTAACGAATTTATAGTtaatagttttaatagtttaagGATCACTGTGAATTATTAGTTTAAGCACATTATTGTGAATTATCGCAGTGTCCTTTACTCCCGACGTTCGCTTTCGGTGTCCATACTGTTGGAACTCCGATTATAATTCACTCAATTTCCGAACGCCGAAGAGATAGGCTGAGACACTGCGGTAAGTTGATCTTGCAGATCATTGCATATTTGTAATAACCCTTtctttatagaaataaattgctgttgttgttattgctcttGTATTTGTTACCGTATGCACGTGTACGAAATGTATGTGCGCATATATGGGCATTCAATGACACAATTAAATTCGCCAGCCAACGGAATTGAGACATCTTTATTTCGCAGATCTTTATATCGCAGTCTTATTTGCGATCTTTATTTGCAGTAGGATCTGTATTTCGCAAGATCTTCTATCCTAGATTTGCGTAAGCTTCGTTCGCACCATCTTTATCACGCAAGACTATGCATTCATTTATACTGTCGCCAAATTGAGTGCCAACAGCCAATTCTTGCATTGCCGTCACTCCCGTGCCAGGggagtatataatttatattgtgaaGCTTTATGGGATAACTGATTAGTTACGAGCCGCCATCGTGACATAACTTGTTAACGTGTCTATCGCCAAACGGGACGCCTTCCCGCTATCCGCCGTTACGTCGCCAAACGGGAAGCCATCCCGCTATTTGCCGCCAACGTCGTAGCCGTTACGTCGCCAAACGGGAAGCCATCCCGCTATTTGCCGCCACGTCGTAACCGTTACGTCGCCAAACGGGAAGCCATCCCGCAGTTCTTAGTCACCATCGTCATAGGTATTATATTGCCACTGGGAAGCCATCCCGCTATTCGCCGCCAAATCGTAGCCACCACGTCGCCAAACGGGAAGCCATCCCGCAATTCTCCGTCAACGTCATAACGTTTTATATCGCCAAACGGGACACCTTCCCGCTTATTAGTCGCCATCGTCATAGGTATTGTATTGCCACTGGGAAGCCATCCCTCTATTCGTCGCCAAAATCGTAGTCGCCACGTCGCCAAGCGAGTCGCCATCCCGCTATTTATCGCTACAATTATAACGCTTATATTGCCAAATTGCCGATCATATTTTTGTGTAACATTTTCTTCAAGCCGCCGTATTATTAACAATGGAAAACTCAACTAGAAAGAGTATGCGAATTCAACAACAAGACAGCCTTAGTAAGTCAGTTTCAATTGAAGATCAAAGATTGGATAACAATGATGTGGATAACGGATCCAATCATCAAGGTAGTGCGTCAACTAACTCTGGCGCATCTACTAAAGTTACAGTGGAAAGTCAGCAACAAATGCTCGTTGCCATGCAAAAGCAGATCAATGCCCTGAGTAACCAGCTGCGAGGTACCCAGGTAAAGTTGAAGGAAAGTGAACGCCAGTGTGAACTTCTGAAGTCCACGATACGCGTAGAGGACGGATCAAGGTCAAATTCCATTGCGACCTCAGTGGATCCCGTTGTAGATACCGCTATACAACCTGCAGCAGTCTCAACGCAGACAACAGCGAACTCGCAGAATAGTTCGAACAATTCTATGCAGTCTACGTCAACGTATACAGCCGCCACGCATACGTATACTCAGTGCCCTTACGAAGGTACTACACCGCCGATCTTCACAGCCACCGCCTCTTCGATAGGTACTATGCCTTCAACTTCATTACAGTCGCAGCCATTTATTAACGTTACACCAGACAGTTCATATCTGCTTACACTACCGAGAAAAATTCAAGATTTGCCAGATTTCGACGGACGCGCAGAAGACTGGCCTATGTTCGCCGCCGCCTTTGCACAGTCAACTGCATCATACAATTActcgaattttgaaaacaatcaaCGTCTACAAAGATGTTTAAAGGGTGAGGCTAGAGAGACAGTGCACTCACTCCTAATCCATCCGGATAACGTTCCTGCCGTTATGGACACTTTGCGATTTCGATTCGGTCGTCCAGAATTACTTATCAAATGTCAGCTGCGCCAAGTACGGGAGATGCCATACATATCAGAATCCGCCATCGACAAAATGATTCCTTTCTCAGTCAAAGTAAAAAACCTAGCCGTGTTCCTACAATCAGTAAATGGTCAGCAGCACTTGTGTAACCCAACGTTGTTGGAGGAGCTTGTGGGTAAGCTACCCATGAGCAAGAAACTCGATTGGGCAAAAACCTCATCGATGATACAGCCATATCCTACAATCAAAGATTTCAGTACTTGGCTTAGTGGAGTGGCCGATCTAATATGCACAGTACAAGATAGTGGGCGGACTCATTCGACCGAACCAAAGCGCCGCGTTCTTCTTCAAACCGCAAACAACGCCAGAGAAATCCTATGTCCACTGTGCCATGTTGGACACCACATCTTCGATTGTGACACGTTCAAGTCGCTAAGCATCCGTGACAGATGGAGCAAAGCCAAGCTCCTTCGCTTATGTTTCTCTTGTCTTCAGGGTGGTCATACCACAAGAGATTGTCGCCGACGGAAAACCTGCAGAACGAACGGTTGTCAAAGAGTACATAACAAACTGTTACACGAGCCACCGAGGAGCTTGTCAAAGATGCAACGGGTTGAGATTCCATCTAGACCAACCACAGCCGATGCAGTACTCAGTTGTACAGACAGTggaatgaaaaaacaaaaagtgttgTTTAGAATAGTTCCAGTTACAGTGCATAGCCACAAAGCTCGTATCAAGACCTTCGCTCTACTGGATGAAGGATCATCGATAACTATGGCCGATTCTTCTTTGATTGAGCAGCTCGGAGTAAAGGGTCACCAAAGCCGAGTATCCTTACAATGGTTGGGTGGAAGAGCTGCTACTGATAATGCAACTATCGTCGACATCGAGATTAGTGGTTCCAGTTCAGGCCAGAAATATAAGTTGCATCATGTCTACGGCATCCAGGATTTACAACTTCCGATACAAAGTTTACAGAAAGCTGACGTAGATGAAGCTTGCTTGAAAAGGTTGTCGATTCAAACATACGACAACGCCGTTCCAAAGTTGCTTATTGGATTAGACCACAGTCACTTGGGAATCCCTAGTGAAATCGAAACCCTACAATATAAGGGTCCTTATGCCGCACGTACTAAGTTAGGTTGGGTCGTCTTCGGGCCGACTGATAACTTTAATCAAGGGAAGACGTCGTGTTTGCATATGTCCGTCTCGGAAGATAAATATCTGCATGATGTGGTGGCCGATTACTTTAGTGTCGAGAGCTTCGGTGTACGTCCAGCACCACTCGTCGAGCCCGATGATGATAAAAGAGCGCGCCAGATACTCGAGTCCTCGGTCACGAAGGTTAACGGACGTTTCCAAGCCGGTCTCCTGTGGAAACGAGATGATGTTCAGCTCCCCGACAGCTACTCCATGGCCGAGAGAAGATTGGTCGGAATCGAGCGTAAGATGAGACGAGACGAAACATTTGCCCGAGAGTATCGTGCTATCATTCGGGATtacgtaaataaaaattatgccagAAGGTTGAGCCCGGAAGAAGCTGCAATTACTTGTCCAAGAACGTGGTACCTTCCACACTTCGGTGTGATGAATGTCAATAAGCCTGGTAAACTGCGCCTAGTGTTTGATGCCGCCGCAACCGTCAACGGTTGTTCACTAAACAGTTACCTGCTAAAGGGTCCTCAACAATATCAACCAATGCCGACagtactttttaattttcgtgtTGGCGCAATTGCCATCGCCGCCGATATTAAAGAGATGTTTCACCAAATTTCTATAAGAGAAGAAGATAGAAGTGCCCAAAGGTTTCTTTGGAGGGACGGTAACGACAAGATTCGTCCGGACGTATACGAAATGCTGGTGATGACATTTGGAGCCGCATGCTCGCCTTGCACGGCCCAGTATGTCAAAAATATTAACGCACTTGAGTACCGCGAAAGCTGTCCAAGAGCCTACGACTCTATCACAAAGCATCACTATGTTGATGACTTCGTGGATAGTTTCGACAACGTTAAAGAAGCCATTGAAGTAGCCAATGAAGTCAGACGTATTCACAAGAATGCCGGGTTTGAACTACGCAACTTTTCTTCGAATTCCCTAGAAGCCAAAATCGCACTGAATGGTTATAAACCGGAACAACTGACAAATAGCCTAGTCACATTAGCAGTAGAACGCGTTCTTGGAATGTATTGGCAACCAAGTAGCGACGTATTTAGTTACACACTCAAATTTAATAACGTGGACGCTGAAGTCATCAGTGGACACAAACGGCCGTCGAAAAGGGAGCTACTAAGCATAGTCATGTCAGTATTTGATCCGCTTGGGTTTTTATCCAAATTTATGGTCAACGCAAAATTGTTGGTGCGCGAATCGTGGCGTTACGAATTGCGGTGGGATGAGCCTCTGCCTGAACCTATATGTAAAGAGTGGGACAAGTGGCGCCGTCAgttgaaaaatgtattgaattttCGAGTCCCTCGCCACTATTTTGCCCGTGGACCACCTGCCGAAGTGCAACTTCACATCTTCGTAGATGCCAGTGAGGATGTATTTGCAGCTGTAGCCTACTGGAGAGCAACGTATACAGATAACAAAGTTTGCGTCGTACTCGTATGTGCCAAAACGAGGTGTGCTCCGCTGAAACCAATGACTATTCCACGCCTTGAATTGCAGGCAGCCGTCTTAGGAACTCGACTGCTAGAGACTATCGCCAAAGATCATTCAGTTGCAATCAAAAAACGCGTGATGTGGAGCGATTCCAAAACAGTTCTGAGTTGGATTAAATCGGGAACACGTCGCTACAAGCCATTCGTAGCACATCGTGTGGCAGAAATTCTCGCCGCTACCGACGCTAACGACTGGCGTTGGATACCGTCAGAAGAGAACGTCGCTGATGAGGCCACAAGACCAAGCACGACATTCGACAGTCATCCGGCTTCACGATGGCTAAATGGACCGTCATTTTTAacggaagaagaagaagcttggCCTACATTTGAAGGAATACCTGATCTGTTAGAAGAGAGTGAAGAGCTTCGCCCGAAAATTGTAATGTTAGCCACGCCGTCATGTGTTATAGACATGACAAGATTTTCAAGTTTAACTAAGCTAAAGCGAACGGTCGCCTGGGTCATCCGATTTATAGATTTGTGTCGTCACAAGAAAGTGGAAGAGTGCCTGACCGCCGAGGAATTGAAAGTAGCCGAAATTTTCTTATGCCGACTTGCCCAATCTGCCTCGTACTCACTTGAGATTAATCAATTGAAAGAAGGTGGAAATGTAGTGAAGGGGTCTGAGTTATACACACTCTCCCCGTTTATCGACACAGAAGGTGTTATGCGTGTTAGCGGACGTATCGATGCTGCCAGCTGGCTTCCGTATGATACCACGCGACCTATTATCCTAGCACCAAATCATGATCTCACTCGCTTGATCTTACTGGACTGTCATAATCGGATGAAACATCAGAACGTGGAGGCGACGATATGTGAGGTTCGGCAAAGATACTGGGTGCCGAACATAAGACGTGCTATGAAGAAGATCATATCGACATgtcttatttgtaaaatttccaaGTGCATACCCTCACAGCCTATGATGGGTCAATTACCAAAGGATCGACTAACGCCGTTCGTGAGGCCATTTTCTTACACAGGTATTGATTACTTTGGTCCTCTCAACGTAACGGTTGGTCGGCGTAAGGAGAAAAGATGGGTGGCGTTGTTCACTTGTCTAACAACGCGAGCGATTCACCTGGAAGTTGCTGCCGATCTTTCGACTGATGCATGCATTCTTGCAATTCGAAACTTTATCAATCGTCGCGGTTTGCCAGTAAGGATTCGTAGCGACAACGGTAAGAATTTCGTAGGAGCCAACAATGAAGGAAAACGATTTTCCGAGGTATTTGATTGTCATCGCATTCAGGACGATCTTGCTGTGAAAGGAATCGAATGGATATTCAATTGTCCGAACAATCCTGCAGAAGGTGGCATATGGGAGCGTATGGTAAGGTGTGTAAAGCGTGTCCTCAATGTAACTTTAAAGGAAGTTGCACCTCGCGAGCACACGCTACAGAGCTTGTTAATTGAAGCCGAGAACATCGTCAACTCCAGGCCACTTACACATTTGCCGCTGTCATCAGATCAGGATGAACCGCTCACTCCGAATCATTTCTTGCTTGGTACTGCCAATACTTCGCAAACGCCAGCCGTCAATGATGTCGTCACGAAACCCTGCGCACTTGGTAAACAGTGGCGCATTGCCCGACAGTTGAGAGACACGTTCTGGAGACGATGGATTCTTGAGTATTTGCCGACACTTACGCGTCGAATGAAGTGGTGCGAAAGACCAAAACCAATTCAGGTTGGTGATCTGGTATTTGTATGCGACGTTAACATGCCGCGGAAGCAATGGTGCCGTGGTCGGGTAGAAGCGGTACAGCGTGGATCTGATGGCGTTATCAGGAGAGCCGATGTACGCACCAGCAGTGGAATCCTTCGTCGCCCCGTGTCAAAGTTAGCCGTTTTGGACGTGGAGTAAGTGAATCGGATCGATTCACGGAGAGGGGGATGTAACAAAACGGCGATTATTTGTAACGAATTTATAGTtaatagttttaatagtttaagGATCACTGTGAATTATTAGTTTAAGCACATTATTGTGAATTATCGCAGTGTCCTTTACTCCCGACGTTCGTTTTCGGTGTCCATACTGTTGGAACTCCGATTATAATTCACTCAATTTCCGAACGCCGAAGAGATAGGCTGAGACACTGCGGTAAGTTGATCTTGCAGATCATTGCATATTTGTAATAACCCTTtctttatagaaataaattgctgttgttgttattgctcttGTATTTGTTACCGTATGCACGTGTACGAAATGTATGTGCGCATATATGGGCATTCAATGACACAATTAAATTCGCCAGCCAACGGAATTGAGACacatttagaaaataatctataccaagataTTTACGGCGTGAATATATATTGTCAACATtcggaaaagttttccatacaagcccttgattccgatcgttcggtttgtatggcagctatatgctatagtaagccgattatgaaacaatttcttcgcatattacattattatcttagaaaataacctgtgccaatttttgtgaagatacattgtcaaatatgaaagttttccttacaagaacttgattccgatcgttcagtttgtatggcagctatatgttatagtggtccgatatcggtagttccgacaaatgagcagcttcttgaagagaaaatgactttagcacaatttcaaaaccataacttaaaaactgaggggctagttcgtatatatacagacagacggacatggctaaatcgaccaAAACTAAATTGGGGGGTGAGAAGACGTCCTTAAAGTCGTATAACAGCTCACTATGCTATTGCTTTGCGTTTACGccgattttttatactctcgcaacaaagttgctaaagagagtattatagttttgttcacataacggttgtttgtaagtcctaaaactaaaagagccagatatagggttatatataccaaagtgatcagggtgacgagtagagttgaaatccggatgtctgtctgtccgtccgtccgtccgtgcaagctgtaacttgagtaaaaattgagatattatgacgaaacttggtacacgtatttcttggctccataggaaggttaagttcgaagatgggcaaaatcggcccactgccacgcccacaaaatggcggaaaccgaaaacttataaagtgtcataactaagccataaataaagatattaaagtgaagcacaaaggatcgcattagggaggggcatatttggacgtaaatTTTTtgggaaagtgggcgtggccccgcttttgtatatatctcggaaactactatagctattaCAATTAAACTCTAtatagtcgtttccttcaggcatttccatatacaattcaaaaacggaagaaatcggataataaccacgcccacctcccatacaaaggttatgttgaaaatcactaaacgTGCGTTAacggactaacaaaaaacgtcagaaacacttaattttacggaagaaatggcaaaaggaagctgcacccaagatttttttaaaaattgaaaatgggcgtgccgtcgcccacttatggaccaaaaaccctatctcaggaactattcgaccgatttcaatgaaattcggtacataatattttcttaacaccctgatgacatgtgaaatcggttcacaaccacgccttcttcaaTATAACgccattttgaattccatctgatgccttctctgtataatatatacattaggaagcaatgatgataggtaaatgacggataatgaaatctcgattatcactttatcatgcgagagtataaaatgttcggttacacccgaacttatcccttccttacttgtttttatttacaccagttgtatatttataccagttgtgaGTAAGGACAATGAAGTTGTATAACTGATCGCTATACTAAGCTTTTAAGATTAtgccaatttattttatttacaatgcttgggggggggggggggtggggGGAAGGACTTCagatttgttttgctttgttttttattgttttgggagaagtttgtaaagtttatatttggTGTATGAATTTCTACTTTATCCAACAGCATGCTATACTGTGTgtgctatatatatgtatatctgtcaTTTCTAATTTCAAGTTTAAGCTCGAAATGCTTCTCTACATATTTGAGGTGatgaacaacatttttttacatatagtaTAGAATATAAGAGTCTTCCTTTTAGTCATAAAATTTGTAAGAGGGATAACTGGCAAACTGGCTGTCAAATCGGCTGTCAATATGTGCGTAACCTTTTGacagttatatatttttacaaattaccAAATGACAATTTACaccgaaaaaaatcattaaaatcgtgtaaatatattttcaaaatttttattctgtGCGGAGCCTTTCTAAATAGTTTTTATCGTCGAACCGTCTTAAGAGATGAAGTTCATTACTTACCTTACCGACACATACTATAAATAAACCTTATTTCCAGATTTTGGCTGAGAACAATATTTAAAGAAGAGGAAAGTGAAAAGGAGGCTACCACACCAGAAAAAGTCCACTGATATGATTTATATGCAGAAACCATTATTGGTCTATACTTTCGTAAATTCGAGGATAAGCTCTACACTGTTTCTGAGGAGCACCAATAAGAGTCACGCAAAAGTTATATAGTTCCAAAAAGACGGTGCAATAAGCATTGGAATTTATATAGGTGTCGAGCTTTAGATTCCTGGAATGTAGCAAGAAACTTAAGCATATGAATTGAACACCTAACTCTCCTAGATAAGACCACGTCAGTCCCACTTCTGTTAGATTACATTAAGCTAAAAATCTATACTGATAAATCAGCTATGATAAACTAGTCGGAttacttataaaatatacacataatcGATTTAGTCAACCGCCGATCTCTCTACGGAAACTAGTCCatcagcttttgagatatcgttctaaAATTTTCACGTGGCCTTTTCTTCCTAAGAGACTATTCATTTATTGGAATCGCCAATActgtcatgcaaactgaacgatcaaactcaagttaaGGGTACTACTTGATAACTTCGGTGCTACCGaccttttttcttttagtcAAGATCTGATCGGTTTATACTGAAAAAAGGGCTATAAAGTTCAACTTGACCTCGTTCAACAGTACATATTAaagctgaaatatttttgttcactcTACGATTTACTTTTTGATATATTTCTCTCTCACCAAAAAATATTAGGCACACCTTAgatatattagatatataaacgggttgatttttttgaggttaggattttttcatgcattagtatttgacggAGATCACGTGGGAATTTCAGACATgttgtcaaagagaaagatgctcagtatgctttggaCATTTCATCATGTAGACTTACTAGACGAGCAACGCtagcaaatcattgaattttattaccaaatcaTCGTGTTCGGTGgccgaaatgtgtttcgcgcttttttatcggacaaattttttttgtcagcTATGAGCCTCATTTCAAAATGGTTGAATGGCTactgtaaataagcaaaattgccgccatcttgggtgaagagcaaccagtcAAATGGCCGTTCAAGAGAACTgcccatttttggcaacaaaatgcactgtttggcatcgtggtttgtacgctggtggaatcattggaccgtaacGTTTTTTTGCGTCAACAGATGctttggacgcaacgttacggtccAATGGCGATCGCGTACGCACCAAACAAACTTGCATTTTTCGGTGCCAAGAAATGGAAAGCATGAACTTCTTGACATATGCGTTCAACACAAGATTTGCTCTTcaccacacagctcgcgattttGTTTTGTAGCCAACTTCGGACAAAATGAGCCCATCAGAACTGAAAGTTTGTCACCAAGATTTTCGACTCGACACCTTTTAGGACTAAATTCAATGTTTGTGCAAGGGCtacgttagtaagtctattcatgatgaaatgtccaAAGCATACTGATGGCTCCATCTTTCTCTTGAACACCATTTTGAAGGTAAATTCGGGCTATTCGGCCGAAAATCTCGGAAAATATCTAATGCCCAAAAATTGGACCTCAAGAAATGGACCACCTAAACTTCAGCGCTcaccttttttaaatgttttgttCAAGATCATGTCATGATGAAAAAAGGGGAAGGCCAATCTAAAAGTTCACTTCTAGACCGATGAGATTttggcaaattttatgcgttgaTATAATATTTGTCTCCCATGAAAAAAGTTAGACACACCTTTAGatatattagatatatacatatgtctcaCACCACCAATTAAGCTATCACATTGCACTTACGGTATTACCTTGCTTAACTATTTTAATAACGTTGATTGCCGGTCTAGTGTGCTTGAAGTGCGCCACAATAAAAGCGAAAAGCAGCAGCGTGTTATCTAGTACCAGTAGTAGTGCAGTGTGCCATGTTAGCTACACAGGCGCGCAATGCTAACTGTGGCTTCTGCGTGCAACATGGTTACGGTTTATGCAATACAGTTGCATGTAAAAGTGTGTGCCACCACAATTGTGGGAGTATTGGTTGTAGTTGCAAATGCACTTTCCTATTATTCATTCATTTTATACAAATACCTTAAATTTGGTTTGCTGTTGCTATCCATCAACATATCTAGTAAACATGTGATAGAAAACAATCATATACAGATCCACcgatgcatatataaatatatatattttcgcatATATTCAAAGCTTTTAATTATTGCATTCAACATGTGGCAACTGATGGATGTGTAAATGGAATTTCTGAGTGGATAGTGTGTGCTTTATTGTCTCATATTTTATACCTCTTTATTGTGTGCTTAATAGCATGCAAGGTGGATTGTGTaactaaaatgtatttaaatgcatacaatatttgaaaatatttacgcatacattcatacatatgttgcaGCAGCTTCAACACATGGATTTGATTATATTAATTTAGAGGTGTATAAATGAAaatggtttttaaaaattggaaatattttcaattttacgcGCGCATATTGTATTTAAAGCTTATTTCTGAATCTTGTATAACATTAATTTGCTTACCAGacacttacatattttttgggATTTCTAATTAGttttattgaaactttttaaTTCCATACTACCGTACATATCTTCAAATCCATGcgcatgaaaaaattttgataaaaaaaaatttttctatatttaaaattaggtggcaacaccacaaaaatatttttatttgtaaaaatattttaaaattaattattttattatacattatCCTATTTTACGTTTTCTGAAATATATATGATTAAACTGTAAAGGTGGCAACCTTGTACCATCTTTACTGAAACAACAACttcgcataaatatttttgcaaataccctaattacaatttccaacttttcagccatttccaaactgtttttatttaaaatcaggtggcaactccataaaccaatataaaaatttgaactcCATTCCTCCATGTATTCAAATTTATGCCTACATAAAacttaatacaaaaacaaaaatattttttcggcaCTTCGAATTAGGTGGCAACgccgcaaaaatatttttttcttttttgtagaaacattttaaaagttcttattttacatacatcgtattatacatttctaaagttttcataattaatcagtacaggtggcaaccctgtgCATCTTGTACTTATATAGTaacttcttaaaaatatttttgtccacATTCTTCTtacaatttcaactttttactATATTCCaaactatttatatttaaaatcagTTGGCAAcgccaaaa
This genomic stretch from Bactrocera dorsalis isolate Fly_Bdor chromosome 5, ASM2337382v1, whole genome shotgun sequence harbors:
- the LOC125778659 gene encoding uncharacterized protein LOC125778659, encoding MKHQNVEATICEVRQRYWVPNIRRAMKKIISTCLICKISKCIPSQPMMGQLPKDRLTPFVRPFSYTGIDYFGPLNVTVGRRKEKRWVALFTCLTTRAIHLEVAADLSTDACILAIRNFINRRGLPVRIRSDNGKNFVGANNEGKRFSEVFDCHRIQDDLAVKGIEWIFNCPNNPAEGGIWERMVRCVKRVLNVTLKEVAPREHTLQSLLIEAENIVNSRPLTHLPLSSDQDEPLTPNHFLLGTANTSQTPAVNDVVTKPCALGKQWRIARQLRDTFWRRWILEYLPTLTRRMKWCERPKPIQVGDLVFVCDVNMPRKQWCRGRVEAVQRGSDGVIRRADVRTSSGILRRPVSKLAVLDVE
- the LOC125778902 gene encoding uncharacterized protein LOC125778902, translated to MENSTRKSMRIQQQDSLSKSVSIEDQRLDNNDVDNGSNHQGSASTNSGASTKVTVESQQQMLVAMQKQINALSNQLRGTQVKLKESERQCELLKSTIRVEDGSRSNSIATSVDPVVDTAIQPAAVSTQTTANSQNSSNNSMQSTSTYTAATHTYTQCPYEGTTPPIFTATASSIGTMPSTSLQSQPFINVTPDSSYLLTLPRKIQDLPDFDGRAEDWPMFAAAFAQSTASYNYSNFENNQRLQRCLKGEARETVHSLLIHPDNVPAVMDTLRFRFGRPELLIKCQLRQVREMPYISESAIDKMIPFSVKVKNLAVFLQSVNGQQHLCNPTLLEELVGKLPMSKKLDWAKTSSMIQPYPTIKDFSTWLSGVADLICTVQDSGRTHSTEPKRRVLLQTANNAREILCPLCHVGHHIFDCDTFKSLSIRDRWSKAKLLRLCFSCLQGGHTTRDCRRRKTCRTNGCQRVHNKLLHEPPRSLSKMQRVEIPSRPTTADAVLSCTDSGMKKQKVLFRIVPVTVHSHKARIKTFALLDEGSSITMADSSLIEQLGVKGHQSRVSLQWLGGRAATDNATIVDIEISGSSSGQKYKLHHVYGIQDLQLPIQSLQKADVDEACLKRLSIQTYDNAVPKLLIGLDHSHLGIPSEIETLQYKGPYAARTKLGWVVFGPTDNFNQGKTSCLHMSVSEDKYLHDVVADYFSVESFGVRPAPLVEPDDDKRARQILESSVTKVNGRFQAGLLWKRDDVQLPDSYSMAERRLVGIERKMRRDETFAREYRAIIRDYVNKNYARRLSPEEAAITCPRTWYLPHFGVMNVNKPGKLRLVFDAAATVNGCSLNSYLLKGPQQYQPMPTVLFNFRVGAIAIAADIKEMFHQISIREEDRSAQRFLWRDGNDKIRPDVYEMLVMTFGAACSPCTAQYVKNINALEYRESCPRAYDSITKHHYVDDFVDSFDNVKEAIEVANEVRRIHKNAGFELRNFSSNSLEAKIALNGYKPEQLTNSLVTLAVERVLGMYWQPSSDVFSYTLKFNNVDAEVISGHKRPSKRELLSIVMSVFDPLGFLSKFMVNAKLLVRESWRYELRWDEPLPEPICKEWDKWRRQLKNVLNFRVPRHYFARGPPAEVQLHIFVDASEDVFAAVAYWRATYTDNKVCVVLVCAKTRCAPLKPMTIPRLELQAAVLGTRLLETIAKDHSVAIKKRVMWSDSKTVLSWIKSGTRRYKPFVAHRVAEILAATDANDWRWIPSEENVADEATRPSTTFDSHPASRWLNGPSFLTEEEEAWPTFEGIPDLLEESEELRPKIVMLATPSCVIDMTRFSSLTKLKRTVAWVIRFIDLCRHKKVEECLTAEELKVAEIFLCRLAQSASYSLEINQLKEGGNKVLCVLADVSMLPAGFRMIPRDLLS